In Deltaproteobacteria bacterium, a single window of DNA contains:
- a CDS encoding cold-shock protein, whose amino-acid sequence MAEGKVKWFNEQKGFGFIEKDNGEDLFVHFSAIQSDGFKTLSEGQRVSFDVVQGKKGPAADNVKAI is encoded by the coding sequence ATGGCAGAAGGAAAAGTAAAATGGTTCAATGAGCAGAAGGGTTTCGGCTTTATTGAAAAAGATAATGGCGAAGATTTGTTCGTTCATTTCAGTGCGATCCAGTCCGATGGTTTTAAGACACTGTCTGAGGGGCAGCGTGTCAGTTTTGACGTCGTGCAGGGAAAAAAGGGCCCCGCAGCGGATAATGTAAAAGCGATTTAG